From one Brachypodium distachyon strain Bd21 chromosome 4, Brachypodium_distachyon_v3.0, whole genome shotgun sequence genomic stretch:
- the LOC100821976 gene encoding cell division control protein 45 homolog — translation MVRELRADTFYARLRAAAAAAASAASSPLLILPSAADADSLCALKALAHVLSADSVRFSIYPVASAAAAATLLASFSASQPLCLLLINWGAHRDLRGILPPASTAFVVDSHRPVHLHNLAAGNDRVVVLFTADDERTADLAYDFDVSSLADASDLTADGDADEHLRVDEEDEEGSDSDSDSEAGGRRKRRRLSDDGETDGDPERLFGKLRREYYRLGTFHGKPSGCLMYDLAHAMRRNTNELLWLACVSLTDQFVHERITNERYQAAVMELEQHINGSGNLDPTGVGSVVTLKDGTKIRAPETSRIAYEDEPRLMLLREWSLFDSMLCSSYVATKLKTWSDNGLKKLKLLLARMGFPLADCQKRFQYMSMEVKRKMRDEFDRFLPEYGLTEFYYRSFMRVHGYRSKVSAADVVYGVTALLESLNAESKDSKDCCAAEQFWIAYSALSLSNVDQLRKGMQSAIEIQRAILRQGSSAITKTGFIRSAKKFRWVKLDDPVDTGKLCHPQALTKFCFFLMDALKERGARMKPLICACLAREPEKVLVIGVCGKPRLGAVQGNAFGNAFRSAAEEIGADYFHDMFESSWIVLDVVAVSSFMIRLTEKL, via the coding sequence ATGGTGCGGGAGCTCCGCGCGGACACCTTCTACGCGCGGCTccgggctgcggcggccgccgccgcgtcggcggcctcgtcgccgCTCCTGATCCTCccgtccgccgccgacgccgactcGCTCTGCGCGCTCAAGGCGCTGGCGCACGTCCTCTCCGCCGACTCCGTCCGCTTCTCCATCTATcccgtcgcctccgccgcggcggcggcgaccctcctcgcctccttctCCGCGTCCCAGCCGCTCTGCCTGCTGCTCATCAACTGGGGCGCGCACCGGGACCTCCGCGGCATCCTCCcccccgcctccaccgccttcGTCGTCGACTCCCACCGCCCCGTCCACCTCCACAACCTCGCCGCGGGCAACGACCGCGTCGTCGTGCTCTtcaccgccgacgacgagcGCACCGCGGATCTGGCGTATGATTTCGACGTCTCCTCCTTGGCTGACGCCTCCGACCTCACCGCCGACGGGGATGCCGACGAGCACCTCCGggtcgacgaggaggacgaggagggcTCGGACTCTGATTCCGACTCCGAGGccggcgggaggaggaagcggcggcggctttcCGATGATGGGGAGACGGACGGCGACCCGGAGCGGCTCTTCGGGAAGCtgcggagggagtactaccgGCTCGGCACCTTCCATGGGAAGCCGTCGGGGTGCCTCATgtacgacctcgcccacgcgaTGCGCAGGAACACCAACGAGCTCCTCTGGCTCGCCTGCGTCTCCCTCACCGACCAGTTCGTCCACGAGCGCATCACCAACGAGCGCTACCAGGCCGCCGTCATGGAGCTCGAGCAGCACATCAACGGGTCCGGCAACCTCGACCCCACCGGCGTCGGCTCCGTGGTCACGCTCAAGGACGGCACCAAGATCCGGGCGCCCGAGACCTCCCGCATCGCCTACGAGGACGAGCCCAGGCTCATGCTGCTGCGGGAGTGGAGCTTGTTCGACTCCATGCTCTGCTCCTCCTATGTCGCCACCAAGCTCAAGACGTGGAGTGACAACGggctgaagaagctgaagctgctCCTGGCCAGGATGGGGTTCCCGCTCGCCGACTGCCAGAAGAGGTTCCAGTACATGAGCATGGAGGTCAAGCGGAAGATGCGCGATGAGTTTGACCGGTTCCTGCCCGAGTATGGGCTCACTGAGTTCTACTACCGGAGCTTCATGAGGGTGCACGGCTACAGGTCCAAGGTCTCTGCTGCCGATGTTGTGTATGGAGTCACAGCCTTGCTCGAATCCCTGAATGCTGAGTCCAAGGACTCAAAGGATTGTTGTGCTGCTGAGCAATTCTGGATTGCATACTCTGCATTGTCCCTGAGCAATGTGGACCAGCTGCGAAAAGGGATGCAGTCTGCAATTGAGATACAGAGGGCAATACTGAGGCAGGGAAGCTCAGCGATTACCAAGACCGGATTCATACGGAGCGCAAAGAAATTCCGGTGGGTGAAGCTTGATGACCCAGTGGACACCGGCAAGCTCTGCCACCCACAAGCGCTTACCAAGTTCTGCTTCTTCCTGATGGATGCACTGAAGGAGAGGGGCGCGAGGATGAAGCCACTAATCTGTGCTTGCTTAGCAAGGGAGCCTGAGAAGGTGCTGGTCATCGGTGTATGCGGGAAGCCAAGGCTTGGGGCAGTTCAGGGAAATGCCTTCGGCAATGCATTTAGGTCAGCGGCTGAGGAGATTGGTGCTGATTATTTCCATGACATGTTTGAGTCATCATGGATTGTTCTTGATGTTGTTGCTGTGAGTTCTTTCATGATTCGGTTAACGGAGAAGCTTTGA